The nucleotide sequence GGTGACCATGCCAAAAACATCGCTGAGTTCATCATCTATGTGGTGAAAGGCGAAGACATTCGCCACACTTCCATCGAAAAAATTGAGTCATTAGTCAAATGAGAACGATGCCCGCAGTGTTGATCGTAGAGGATGAGCCCGCTATTGCCGAGCTCATCGCTGTTAATCTGCGGCACAACGGTTTTCGCCCGACGTGGGCCATGGACAGTGCCAGCGCCCAGCGCGAGCTCGATGCATCACTGCCAGACCTGATCTTGCTCGATTGGATGCTGCCCGGCGAGAGTGGCTTGGTTTTGGCTAAGCGTTGGCGTGCACACCCCCGCACGAAGGCGATTCCATTGATCATGCTGACGGCTCGGGGTGATGAGTCTGATCGGGTGGCTGGTTTAGATGCAGGGGCAGATGACTATATTTCTAAGCCTTTCTCTACCAAAGAGTTGTTGGCGAGGGTGCGGGCCGTGCTTCGTAGGCGCGTGCCTGAGCAGGTGGGGGAGGCCATAACCATTGGGTCTTTGACCTTGGACCCATCGACGCACCGAGTGACTTTCGACGAGCAAGCTTTGAAGCTAGGTCCCACAGAATTTAAGCTTTTGCATTACCTGATGGGGCATGCCGAGCGGGTACATAGCCGGGCGCAACTGCTAGACAAGGTGTGGGGTGACCACGTGTACATTGAAGAGCGCACGGTTGATGTCCACGTGAAACGCCTTCGTGAGGCCTTGCTATTGGCCGGGCCGATGGTTGAAACCGTCCGTGGTGCGGGTTGCCGACTGACCGCAAAACCCATCACAAGCATCCCTTCCGGTGACAAGCTGCATGCATGACCCTTTGCACTGACTGAACTGCATGTATTGGCGTCTGTTTGTATTCTTTCTATTCCAAGTATTGGCCGCCATCCTGGGCTGGTTGTTTCCTGTCTTTCACAGTGAGGTGATCACCGCTGTTTGTGCAAGCTTGGTTGCCAGTTATGTTTGGTTTCTCATTGACACTCTGCGCGGGGCACGGCTGGTGCGCTGGTTGCGAAAGGATGACTTCAGCAACCCCGCCTTTGAAGCAGGGTTTTGGGGTGATGTTTCAGACCGCATCCGCAGATTGATGCGTGCGCGTGATCGGCTGGCCATAGAGAGCGAGGGGCGACTGCAAGATATTTTGGCTGCCTTGCAAGCATCGCCCAATGGCGTGGTGCTGCTGGACTCCGAATGGAGAATTGAGTGGTTCAATCAAACGGCCGCCGATCACTTCGGATTTGATGCCCGTAGAGACATGCTGCAACACTTGGGCAATTTGGTCAGAGAGCCTGTATTGGCAAGCTATTTGGCTGCCCATGATTTTTTGCATGATGTTGTGGTGCCTGGGCGCCGCAGCACGGCTTCTAACCCTATCAAGCTGTCGGTGCATATTCACTCCTATGGCGAAGGACGCAGTCTTTTGCTTTCACGAGACATCACAGCGCTCGAACAAGCTGAGGCGATGCGCCGCGATTTCGTGGCTAACGTGTCGCACGAAATCCGGACGCCGTTGACTGTTTTGGGTGGGTTTGTTGAGACTTTGCAGTCGCTGCCCCTCAATGAACAAGAGCGAGAGAAGTATCTTGCTTTGATGGCCCAGCAGGCGGATCGCATGCAGACCTTGGTCACTGACCTGCTGACACTTTCTCGGCTTGAAGGCAGCCCGTTGCCGCCGACGCAAGAGTGGGTCACGTTGTCCACTCTGCTGGAACAGTGCGAGCATGATGCACGCGCTTTATCGGGCCTGCTGTGGAAAGACCCCCAGACCATCAGTTTCGATGTAGAAGAAGGATGCCAGGTCTCTGGTACTGCGACCGAATTGCACAGTGCCTTGTCCAACTTGATCAGTAATGCGGTTCGGTACACACAAGGTGATCGCTCCATTACCGTGACCTGGAAGAGAAGGGCCGAAGGGGGTGCTCTTTTTTGCGTAGAAGATACTGGCCTTGGTATCGCACCTGAGCACATCGCGCGTCTAACAGAACGGTTCTATAGGGTTGATCGCAGCCGCTCCCGCGATACGGGTGGTACCGGACTAGGTTTGGCGATTGTCAAGCATGTGGTGCAACGCCACGGAGCTGAGCTGACCATTAGTAGCGAATTGGGCAAAGGCTCCCGTTTTGCAATTGCATTTCCTGAGCACCGCGTTCGCGACTTGATGTCTGCGTAAGCATTGAATGGCTTGGAGATCCACGTGAGGTGGGTCCTCGTGAAGTCTGGGGTCGAGGTCGCGAAAGAGTACGGCCCTTAATCACCTTTTTGCCCATTTGTTGAGTCAGCAACTTAAGCACTATGCCCTATTCAACCAACCAATGAAAAAGCCCGCTATGTTTAAGTAGCGGGCTTTCAAGTACCCTTGCGGGTTTGTTTGGCTCCTCAACCTGGGCTCGAACCAGGGACCTACGGATTAACAGTCCGGCGCTCTACCAACTGAGCTATTGAGGAATGAATCAAGACCTAAATTATAACGTCTGTTTTTGGAGTTTTTTGCTAGATGCTAAAAAAATTCAACTATTTGTTCCTTAACGCATAGCTCGGCACGCCAAAGAAAGCGCTAAGGACAATCAACTCGGAAGCACGCCAAGCACTTTATGGAGCTTGCT is from Rhodoferax aquaticus and encodes:
- the phoB gene encoding phosphate regulon transcriptional regulator PhoB, translating into MRTMPAVLIVEDEPAIAELIAVNLRHNGFRPTWAMDSASAQRELDASLPDLILLDWMLPGESGLVLAKRWRAHPRTKAIPLIMLTARGDESDRVAGLDAGADDYISKPFSTKELLARVRAVLRRRVPEQVGEAITIGSLTLDPSTHRVTFDEQALKLGPTEFKLLHYLMGHAERVHSRAQLLDKVWGDHVYIEERTVDVHVKRLREALLLAGPMVETVRGAGCRLTAKPITSIPSGDKLHA
- the phoR gene encoding phosphate regulon sensor histidine kinase PhoR, which translates into the protein MYWRLFVFFLFQVLAAILGWLFPVFHSEVITAVCASLVASYVWFLIDTLRGARLVRWLRKDDFSNPAFEAGFWGDVSDRIRRLMRARDRLAIESEGRLQDILAALQASPNGVVLLDSEWRIEWFNQTAADHFGFDARRDMLQHLGNLVREPVLASYLAAHDFLHDVVVPGRRSTASNPIKLSVHIHSYGEGRSLLLSRDITALEQAEAMRRDFVANVSHEIRTPLTVLGGFVETLQSLPLNEQEREKYLALMAQQADRMQTLVTDLLTLSRLEGSPLPPTQEWVTLSTLLEQCEHDARALSGLLWKDPQTISFDVEEGCQVSGTATELHSALSNLISNAVRYTQGDRSITVTWKRRAEGGALFCVEDTGLGIAPEHIARLTERFYRVDRSRSRDTGGTGLGLAIVKHVVQRHGAELTISSELGKGSRFAIAFPEHRVRDLMSA